Part of the Anaeromicrobium sediminis genome is shown below.
AAATAAGATGCCCAGATAGCTCAGTCGGTAGAGCAGGGGACTGAAAATCCCCGTGTCGGTGGTTCGATTCCGCCTCTGGGCACCAATGAAGATGGATTTATTATCCATCTTTTTTTATTGTATATAAATTAGTTCTAAACTAAGAGGTATGTGAACCTATTTCAGCTCAATANATAAATCCATCTTTTTTTTGTTTTTAAATATATATAGATAAACTACGTCCAAACTAAATGTATGTGAACTTACTTCGGTCATATGGATAAAAAATATTTTATAAGGTAAGTCACTATAAGACTATATAGTTTTTATCTTATAACTACTATAGAAAGTTCATAAATGTTTACAGCAAAGTGCATACTGANCACTTCATAGGTGCAGTAATTTGTAGATATTTGCAAAATCCTACAGATGAAAAAATAAAAAGTGTTGACAAGTACAGTAGGAATGTGATAAGATATATCATGTTGTCGAAAGAAACAAGCACTTAAAGAAAGTACTTGACAATATGAGACAAAAATGTTAAGATTTAATAGTCGTCTCGTGAGAGACAAGTAATCCAGTAATAATAGCAAGAGGGCTACACCTGTTCCCATACCGAACACAGAAGTTAAGTCTCTTAGCGCCGATGGTACTTGGTGGGCAACTGCCTGGGAGAGTAGGACGTTGCTAGTTNGAGCGTTCGGTTCATACCCGAAAGGTCGGTGGTTCGAGTCCACTCGCCGCTACCACAAATGAGGGCGTATAGCTCAGCTGGGAGAGCACCTGCCTTACAAGCAGGGGGTCGTAGGTTCGAGCCCTGCTACGCCCACCATTTACAAAATAATGCGGCCTGGTAGTTCAGTTGGTTAGAATGCCAGCCTGTCACGCTGGAGGTCGAGGGTTCGAGTCCCTTCCAGGTCGCCAATTTAAAAATTATGCGGATGTAGTTTAGTGGTAAAACTCCAGCCTTCCAAGCTGGTTATGTGAGTTCGATTCTCATCATCCGCTCCATTATTGGGGTATCGCCAAGTCGGTAAGGCACCAGATTTTGATTCTGGCATGCATAGGTTCGAGTCCTGTTACCCCAGCCATATTGACCCATTAGCTCAGTTGGTAGAGCACTTGACTTTTAATCAAGGTGTCCCGCGTTCGAGCCGCGGATGGGTCACCAATATAGGGGTATAGCTCAGTTGGTAGAGCAGTGGTCTCCAAAACCACGTGCCGAGGGTTCAAGTCCTTCTACCCCTGCCATTATGTATATGGGCCTTTAGCTCAGTTGGTTAGAGCGCCCGGCTCATAACCGGTAGGTCCGGGGTTCGAATCCCTGAAGGCCCACCATATACGCCCAGATAGCTCAGTCGGTAGAGCAGGGGACTGAAAATCCCCGTGTCGGTGGTTCGATTCCGCCTCTGGGCACCAATGAAGATGGATTATAAATCCATCTTTTTTTTGTTTTTAAATATATATAGATAAACTACGTCCAAACTAAATGTATGTGAACTTACTTCGGTCATATGGATAAAAAATATTTTATAAGGTAAGTCACTATAAGACTATATAGTTTTTATCTTATAACTACTATAGAAAGTTCATAAATGTTTACAGCAAAGTGCATACTGATGTTCCACCTTATAAAAATTTTTCATCCATATTCCCTTGTAAGTAGCTATAAGCTATTGAAGTGAAATAGGTCCTCATAAGTAAAATTTAGAAGTAGTATATTTATATATTCTTAATGAAAAATTAATAAGGCTTAAAGTTGCATATAAAGTAAGATAAGGGTATCATATATATATGACTATTTTTGGAAGTATAAGTTGTGCTTAAAAATATGATTTCTACCAAATGCTAAATTATAGAGTCAGACATAGTTCATTGGAGGTTATTATGAAATTAGAAGCGTTTTTAGATTATTACATATATAATGGTAAAAAATTTAGTACACAGGGAGAAGATAAATTTCAACATATTAAAGAGCCTGTAGTGTATGAAGTAATTAGAATAATAGATGGACAACCTCTTTTTCTGGAAGAGCACATAGATAGAATGAGAAAATCTATGGATTTACTAAAAGCTAAATTGAAAAAGGATAATGAAGAAATTGAAAGAGAAATATATAAATTAATTGAAATTAATAGAGAAAAAAATATGAATGTAAAACTTGTGTGTGGGGATATACATAATAGTCAAAACTTCATAGCATATTTTATAAAAAGTAATTACCCTAAAAGGGAAGTGTATAATGATGGAATACACACTATAATCTATAATACAGAAAGACACAATCCAAACGCAAAAGTAGTTGATTCGGATTTAAGAAGTAAGATTAACGAAAAATTAAAGGAAGAACACGGGTTTGAAGCCTTACTTGTTAATGAAGAAGGGTGTGTAACAGAAGGAAGTAGATCAAATATATTTTTTGTAGATGATAATTGTGTATATACAGCTTCTAATGATAATGTATTAATGGGAATTACTAGGACTCAAATATTTAAAATATGTGAAAAATTAAATTTTAAAATAGAAGAAAGAAATATTTCAGTAAAAGAAATAAAGACTTTAAAGGGAGCCTTTATGACGGGCACATCAGTAAATGTGCTGCCCATAAGGACTGTGGAAAATATTAATTTAAATTCTGTACAAAATGAAATAATTAAAAACATATCTGACTCATATAATAAAATGGTAGAAGAATACATTAGAAATAGAAAAAAGAGCAATTAGATTAGTTATTAATAGTTAAACCCATATTATTCATAACCTAATTGTTATATTAACTGGTAACACAGAATAAACTATTTATAAAGGTTTGTAATTAGGAACTTAATATATGTTGAGGTGAGTATAAATGAATAAAAAGAGGTCCATTTTTAGTTACGTGGCAGTAATACTTATAACTGCAATTATTACTTTTGGTATTACAAATGGTATTTCATTAAAGGTTGGGGATAAGGTAGTAATAAGTAGACAAAATTATGAGTATTATGAAGATCTAGATAAAACCTATGGAAAAATGATTAGTTTAAAAAATTACATAGAATCAGAGTATTATATACCTACAGAAGATAAAAACTTTGAAGATGGTATGATTAAGGGAATGTTCAGTGCCTTAGAGGATCCCTATTCTGTATACATGGGAAAGAAGGAATTTGATGACTTTATGACCCATACATCTGGAACTTATGGTGGGATCGGAGTAATAATGACACCAGGAAAAGATGGCTTTATTACAGTAGTTTCTCCTATAGAAGACACTCCTGGAGAAAAGGCTGGAATGAAAGCTGGAGATAAAATATTAAAGGTAAATGGAAAAGATGTAACAGCAGATAAATTGGAAGAAGCAGTGGCCATGATAAAGGGAGAAGCAGGGACTAAAGTAAATCTTACTGTTTTAAGACCAGATACGGATAAAACCTTTGGTGTTGACATAACAAGACAGAACATTAGACTAAAGACTGTAAAATCTAAAATTATGGATAATAATATTGGATATGTAAGAATTTCCATGTTTGATGAGCAAACGGCTAAAGACTTTAAAACTCATTTAACTAGATTAGAAAAGGAAAATATTAATGGTTTAGTAATAGATTTAAGAAATAATCCAGGTGGATTATTAGGTCAATGTACAGAAATTGCAGATTTACTTTTAGGAAAGGGAACTATTGTCTATACTCAAGATAGAACAGGTAAAAAAACTTATGAAAAATCAGATGCATCAAAGGTGGATTTCCCATATGTATTATTAGTAAATAAGGGAAGTGCCAGTGCATCAGAGATATTAGCAGGAGCTGTAAAGGATACTAACTCTGGTGTATTAATAGGAACAACTACCTTTGGAAAGGGTCTTGTTCAACAAGTAAAACCTCTTAAGGATGGAACTGGATTTAAGCTTACTACGGCACAATATTTCACTCCTAATGGAACATATATTCATGGAAAGGGTATAGAGCCTAATATTGTAGTAGAACTTCCACAGGAACTAAAGGAGAAGGTAGGCTTATCAGAAAAAGAAGACGTACAACTTATAAAGGCATTAGAAGTTGTGAATGAAAAGATATCTAATAAATAGACTGAAATTTTGGGACGGTGATTTATAACCGTCCCTTAATAGTACAGGAGGATAAATTTTGGTATATATAATGGGATTGATGGGCATTGCTCTTAAGAATTTGTTTTGGGTCATATGTTCTCCCTTGTTCTTAGTAGTCCTTATACTTCTTTATATACAATATAGAAGATTAAGGAAAATGGAAATGAAAACTTTAGGATATAATACAAATTCTATAAGAAATAAGATGATAAAATCTAGTATATACGGAATTGGTGTATCATTAATTGGAACCATAGTTGTTATACTATTGGGAATAGGCGTAAATATTAAGGATTTTTATTTTATATTGCCCCTAGCATTGATTTTATTACTAATAAATGTGAGATATCTATGTTTTTCTTATGGTGGCAGTATTATTTGTATAATAAGCTTTTTTACAGGATTTCCAAAGATTAATATTTCAAGTGTAATAGCTTTAATAGGGCTTCTTCATCTATTAGAGAGCATTCTCATATACTTAGATGGGAGCAATGATTATATGCCCATGGTAATGGAGAATGAGAAATATGAGTTAGTAGGAGCATTTTCCATGCAACGGTTTTGGCCCATACCATTTATAATATTAATAGGCGTGAGTACAAGATATAATAACAGTATGTCTAGCTGGTGGCCCCTTTTGGCTTCTAAAGATTATGCATATGAATTGGCAGGGGCCATTGCAGCCCTAGGATATGGAGATATGACATGCATATATGATCCTAAAGTCAAAAGTAAAATAATTGCTAAGAGATTATTTTTATATAGCATTAGTACCATTATATTAAGTGTAATAAGCATGAAGATAACCATATTTAAATTAATAGCACCAGTATTCTGTATAACATGCCATGAACTTTTAATAAGGATGAGTTTGAAAGAAGAAAAGGAAAAAACTCCTTTATATATACCGGGGGATGAAGGGGTCTTAGTATTAGAAGTAATGGAAAAAAGCCCAGCCCATTATATGGGACTTAAGAGGGGGGATAAAATAGTTGCTGTAAATGGTTATAGGGTAAATAATGAGTCAGATATTAGATATAGTTTAAACATGAACGAGAATGAATGTAATATACATATTTTAAAGGATGGTAGGCTTTTAATAAGAAATTATAAAAAAAGAGTATATAGGCTAGGGGCCTTTGTAATATCTAAGGATTCTAGAGTAGTATTACAATTATCTAATAACTTTAGTATATTGAAAAAAATAATAAATAAATTTAAGAAAAGGAAACATGCAGTTTAAAACTTATTTTATGAAAAGTAAAAAAAGCAAAGGGCTTATAGGGCCTTTTGCTTTTGTTTTTTCTTATTTTCATACATGCGAAAATCGGCTATCCTTATTAACTCATCACTATCAACAATATCCTCTGGAAATGAGGATATTCCATAACTAAAGGTGATAGTTATTTTCTTATTGTTATATAAAATTGGTTTTTCAATTAAAGTCTTTTGGATAGTATGAAATTTGTCTTTAATTTGATCTATCTGAGAGTTTAGAGCTACTATTATAAATTCGTCTCCACCATACCTACCAATAATATCAGATTCTCTGAAATTTTCCTTTAACACCTTTGAAAAGAGGCTTATGGCCTGATCCCCTGCTATATGTCCATAAATATCATTTATTATTTTTAAATCATTTAAATCTACAATACCTAATGAAAATTTTTCTCCATACCTTAGGGCCCTTTTATAAGTATTAGAATAGATTTCTTCAAAGTAATGTCTGTGATAGACCTTGGTTAATCCGTCATATTGAGATAGAAATAGAGTTTTTTCAAAAAGGGATTGATTTCTAATGGCTATACTAAGTTGCCCAGATAGATATTCCATTATGACTTGGTCTTCTTCTGTAAAAATGCCATGGGATTTTTTGCTATCCACATTAAAGAAACCATACAATTCTCCATCTACAATTATGGGTGTACATATGGTAGATTTTATATTTAATAGGTTTAATCCATTCAATCGTTGAAAAGTACCCTTGTCCATGTACCTTTCGTTAAATTCATCGGAGTGATTTACAATAACAGATTGATAAAGATTTTCTCTATTATAGTTTCTTAGGAAGGTTTCATCCATACCTAATCTTATGTCAGATATGAAATTTAGAGGACATCTGTGAAGAGCCCTAAATTGGAAATCACCATTCTTAGTTTTTATTAAAATACTTGCCACATCTGCTTTGTCTATTATTTCTACAGCACTATCCACAACGATTTGAAATAAAGTATCCTTATCGTTAATATTAACAATAGAGTTACTAATTTGGAGCATAACATCTTTTATATTATTGTAACGCTCTTTTTCCTCAATAGTACAGGCTAATTCATTTAGCTTATTTTTATTGTTTTTATCACTTTTATATATAAGTTTTAGATTATATAAAGCTAGTATACTTAAAGTTAATAAAAGGAAATAGTGAAAATTAATATTTTCTTTTGTGAATATTATGCCTAAAATGGGTATACAGACTATTGTTATATGTATAAAAATTAATCTATAAGAAAACAAATATATACACACTCCTAAAATAGGTTGGATTTTTAGGTTGTTATAAATTATAAGATTTTAAATATTGTGTAGACAACCTTATTTCTACATAATATAATTATATATTTTTTAAGGGGACCTTGTAAATAATAACCATAAATAAAATTATTTAATAGGAGTTTTTTGTTTGACTAAAAAAGTACTAAAAGATATAATTATAATCGAACAAATGTTTGAGAACGGGAGAGTTTCATATGGGAGAGTTTAAATTAACATCAGATTATAAACCAACAGGAGACCAGCCACAGGCCATAGACAGTTTAGTTGATGGAATAAATAAAGGAATTAAAGAACAGACCTTACTTGGAGTTACAGGCTCTGGTAAAACCTTTACTATGGCCAATGTAATACAACAAGTGAAAAAGCCTACTTTAGTAATAGCTCACAACAAAACATTAGCAGCTCAACTTTGTAGTGAGTTTAAAGAGTTTTTTCCAGAAAATGCAGTGGAATATTTTGTGAGTTACTATGACTATTACCAGCCAGAAGCCTATGTGGCACATACTGACACTTATATAGAAAAGGATGCCCAAATAAATGATGAAATAGATAAATTAAGACACTCAGCTACGGCATCTCTATTTGAAAGAAAAGACGTTATAATAGTAGCTAGTGTATCTTGTATTTATGGACTTGGAGATCCAATCGATTATGAAAAACTAGTTTTATCCCTAAGGCCAGGAATGATTAAATCCAGGGATGATATATTAAGAAAATTAGTAGATATTCAATACAGCAGAAATGATATAAATTTCGTAAGAGGTACCTTTAGGGTAAGGGGAGATACTATAGAAATATTTCCAGCAGCAGAAAGTGAAAATGCCATAAGGGTGGAACTCTTCGGAGATGAGATAGATAGGATAACAGAAGTAAACACCATAACGGGACAGGTTGTAGGGACTAGAAATCATATATCCATATTTCCAGCGTCACACTATGTAACTACTAAGGATAAGTTAGAAAAAGCAATTGAAGATATAGAAGAAGAACTAGAAGAGACTGTAGAAAAGTTTAAAAAGAATGAGCAACATTTAGAAGCTCAAAGAATTAAACAAAGAACCATGTATGATGTTGAAATGTTAAAGGAAGTGGGATTTTGTCAAGGAATAGAAAACTACTCAAGGCATATATCTCAAAGGGAGCCAGGAAGTAAACCTCATACCCTAATAGATTACTTCCCAGATGATTTTTTAATAATAGTTGATGAATCCCATGTTACAATACCACAAATAAGGGGTATGTATGCAGGGGATAGGTCAAGAAAGGGAAGCTTAATTGACCATGGATTTAGAATGCCATCAGCCTATGATAACAGACCTATGAACTTTGAAGAATTTGAATCTATGATAAATCAAATAGTATTTGTTAGTGCCACACCTGGGCCTTATGAAAAGGAACATAGTGACAATACGGTACAGCAAATAATCAGACCAACAGGTCTAATAGATCCACCAATAGATGTAAGACCAATAGATGGACAAATAGATGATTTAATAGGAGAGGTAAACACAGTTTTAGATAGGGGAGAAAGGGTATTAGTCACTACCCTTACAAAGAAAATGGCAGAGGATTTAACTAATTATTTAAAAGAAGTTGGAATTAAAGTAAGATATCTTCACTCTGACATAGACACTATAGAGAGAATGGAAATAATAAGAGATTTGCGTTTAGGCGTATTTGACGTACTTGTGGGAATAAACCTCCTAAGGGAAGGTCTAGATATACCAGAAGTTTCATTAGTATGTATATTAGATGCAGATAAGCAAGGATTCTTAAGATCTGAGACTTCCTTAGTTCAGACTATAGGAAGGGCTGCTAGAAACGTAAATGGAAAAGTAATCATGTATGCAGATAAAATAACTAAGGCTATGAAATATGCCATGGATGAAACTAATAGAAGACGTGAAATCCAGGAAAAATATAATGAAGAAAATAATATTGTTCCAACGGGAATTAAAAAGAAAGTAAGGGACTTAATAGAAGCAACTAAGGTGGCAGAGGATGAAGCTGCTTATGATGTGAATGTAAGTGCAGATGCATTAGAAGAAAAAATTAGTCAATTAGAGGCAGAAATGATGGAAGCAGCCACAAACTTACAGTTTGAGAGAGCAGCAGAATTAAGAGATACCATAACAAAACTTAAAGAAGAGTTGGAGGGAAAGTAAGTTGTCGAAGAAATATATTACAGTTAAGGGAGCTAAAGAGCATAACTTAAAGGATATAGATATATCTATCCCTAGAGATAAATTTGTAGTTATGACAGGACTAAGTGGTTCAGGGAAATCATCCCTAGCCTTTGATACCATATATGCTGAAGGTCAGAGAAGATATGTGGAGAGTTTATCAGCCTATGCAAGACAATTCTTAGGACAAATGGAGAAGCCTAATGTGGACTATATAGAGGGTCTATC
Proteins encoded:
- a CDS encoding aminotransferase class IV; translated protein: MKLEAFLDYYIYNGKKFSTQGEDKFQHIKEPVVYEVIRIIDGQPLFLEEHIDRMRKSMDLLKAKLKKDNEEIEREIYKLIEINREKNMNVKLVCGDIHNSQNFIAYFIKSNYPKREVYNDGIHTIIYNTERHNPNAKVVDSDLRSKINEKLKEEHGFEALLVNEEGCVTEGSRSNIFFVDDNCVYTASNDNVLMGITRTQIFKICEKLNFKIEERNISVKEIKTLKGAFMTGTSVNVLPIRTVENINLNSVQNEIIKNISDSYNKMVEEYIRNRKKSN
- a CDS encoding S41 family peptidase is translated as MNKKRSIFSYVAVILITAIITFGITNGISLKVGDKVVISRQNYEYYEDLDKTYGKMISLKNYIESEYYIPTEDKNFEDGMIKGMFSALEDPYSVYMGKKEFDDFMTHTSGTYGGIGVIMTPGKDGFITVVSPIEDTPGEKAGMKAGDKILKVNGKDVTADKLEEAVAMIKGEAGTKVNLTVLRPDTDKTFGVDITRQNIRLKTVKSKIMDNNIGYVRISMFDEQTAKDFKTHLTRLEKENINGLVIDLRNNPGGLLGQCTEIADLLLGKGTIVYTQDRTGKKTYEKSDASKVDFPYVLLVNKGSASASEILAGAVKDTNSGVLIGTTTFGKGLVQQVKPLKDGTGFKLTTAQYFTPNGTYIHGKGIEPNIVVELPQELKEKVGLSEKEDVQLIKALEVVNEKISNK
- a CDS encoding PDZ domain-containing protein, with product MVYIMGLMGIALKNLFWVICSPLFLVVLILLYIQYRRLRKMEMKTLGYNTNSIRNKMIKSSIYGIGVSLIGTIVVILLGIGVNIKDFYFILPLALILLLINVRYLCFSYGGSIICIISFFTGFPKINISSVIALIGLLHLLESILIYLDGSNDYMPMVMENEKYELVGAFSMQRFWPIPFIILIGVSTRYNNSMSSWWPLLASKDYAYELAGAIAALGYGDMTCIYDPKVKSKIIAKRLFLYSISTIILSVISMKITIFKLIAPVFCITCHELLIRMSLKEEKEKTPLYIPGDEGVLVLEVMEKSPAHYMGLKRGDKIVAVNGYRVNNESDIRYSLNMNENECNIHILKDGRLLIRNYKKRVYRLGAFVISKDSRVVLQLSNNFSILKKIINKFKKRKHAV
- a CDS encoding sensor domain-containing diguanylate cyclase, with translation MLQISNSIVNINDKDTLFQIVVDSAVEIIDKADVASILIKTKNGDFQFRALHRCPLNFISDIRLGMDETFLRNYNRENLYQSVIVNHSDEFNERYMDKGTFQRLNGLNLLNIKSTICTPIIVDGELYGFFNVDSKKSHGIFTEEDQVIMEYLSGQLSIAIRNQSLFEKTLFLSQYDGLTKVYHRHYFEEIYSNTYKRALRYGEKFSLGIVDLNDLKIINDIYGHIAGDQAISLFSKVLKENFRESDIIGRYGGDEFIIVALNSQIDQIKDKFHTIQKTLIEKPILYNNKKITITFSYGISSFPEDIVDSDELIRIADFRMYENKKKQKQKAL
- the uvrB gene encoding excinuclease ABC subunit UvrB, with the protein product MGEFKLTSDYKPTGDQPQAIDSLVDGINKGIKEQTLLGVTGSGKTFTMANVIQQVKKPTLVIAHNKTLAAQLCSEFKEFFPENAVEYFVSYYDYYQPEAYVAHTDTYIEKDAQINDEIDKLRHSATASLFERKDVIIVASVSCIYGLGDPIDYEKLVLSLRPGMIKSRDDILRKLVDIQYSRNDINFVRGTFRVRGDTIEIFPAAESENAIRVELFGDEIDRITEVNTITGQVVGTRNHISIFPASHYVTTKDKLEKAIEDIEEELEETVEKFKKNEQHLEAQRIKQRTMYDVEMLKEVGFCQGIENYSRHISQREPGSKPHTLIDYFPDDFLIIVDESHVTIPQIRGMYAGDRSRKGSLIDHGFRMPSAYDNRPMNFEEFESMINQIVFVSATPGPYEKEHSDNTVQQIIRPTGLIDPPIDVRPIDGQIDDLIGEVNTVLDRGERVLVTTLTKKMAEDLTNYLKEVGIKVRYLHSDIDTIERMEIIRDLRLGVFDVLVGINLLREGLDIPEVSLVCILDADKQGFLRSETSLVQTIGRAARNVNGKVIMYADKITKAMKYAMDETNRRREIQEKYNEENNIVPTGIKKKVRDLIEATKVAEDEAAYDVNVSADALEEKISQLEAEMMEAATNLQFERAAELRDTITKLKEELEGK